CTACCACCTCTACCTCGCGCGTGCCTGCCCCTGGTCGCATCGCATCGCGATCGTGCGAGAGCTCGAAGGACTCACGAACGTCATCTCGGCCAGCTGGGCCGCGCCGTTCCGCGACGAGCGCGGCTGGGGGTTCCCGGGTGGAGCGCACGGCGACGACGCGAACGGCTTCACCTTCCTCGTGGAGGCGTACCGTGCCACCTTGCCCTCGTACCAGGGTCGTCCGACGCTGCCGGTGCTGTGGGATCTTCAGACCGGCACGATCGTCAGCAACGAGTCCGGCGACATCATGAGGATGCTCGATGCTGAGTTCGACGGACTTGGCGACCACCCGGGACCGGACCTGTATCCAATCCCGCTCCGCTCGGAGATCGATCGCATCAACGCGTGGGCCTACGACGGCGTCCAGAACGGTGTCTACGGATGTGGCTTCGCGACGACGCAAGAGGCATACGATGCAGCGTTCGCGCAGCTCTTCGAGGCCTTCGGCGCACTTGATACCGTGCTGGCCGAGCGGCGGTACCTCGCGGGCGACGTCATCACCGAGGCCGACTGGCGGCTGTTCCCGACGCTCGTCCGCTTCGATCCCGTCTACCACACCCACTTCCGCTGCAACGGGCGTCGACTGATCGACCATCCACACGCGTGGGCCTATGCGCGCGAGCTCTACCAGGTCCCTGGCATCGCGGAAACCGTTGATCTGG
This genomic stretch from Acidobacteriota bacterium harbors:
- a CDS encoding glutathione S-transferase C-terminal domain-containing protein encodes the protein MSTTRATTGSAAAPTRGAYRRAESAFRQWVRRDGSTPFTPDAGRYHLYLARACPWSHRIAIVRELEGLTNVISASWAAPFRDERGWGFPGGAHGDDANGFTFLVEAYRATLPSYQGRPTLPVLWDLQTGTIVSNESGDIMRMLDAEFDGLGDHPGPDLYPIPLRSEIDRINAWAYDGVQNGVYGCGFATTQEAYDAAFAQLFEAFGALDTVLAERRYLAGDVITEADWRLFPTLVRFDPVYHTHFRCNGRRLIDHPHAWAYARELYQVPGIAETVDLDEIKAHYYTTHDDLNPKRIVPGGPIDADWLLPHGRDATYRAHEV